Within the Oryzias melastigma strain HK-1 linkage group LG8, ASM292280v2, whole genome shotgun sequence genome, the region AGGTAGATGGATTCTTGGACTGTTTTACAAAGCTTAAAACACAGTTCAGGGAAGGCCAGTCCTGTAGGCTTCACTTGTCCATCTCAAGGCACCAGCAGTTCTGCAGGAGCAGCTGCGCGCCAGCTGGGCTCCTGACAAGTCCAGACATGTTCAGCCACCGCTGGGACTTTTGGACTTCCTCCACACCCGGATCCACGTTAGGGCATCCAATTTGACCTGTGGGGGTCTAGCAGGCTGCGATGGCGGTCTGTAGGGGGATGGGGGTTGGGGGTGGCCCCAGTTCACTGCCACAGTTCACGTAGTCCACCAAAACGGAGCTGAGGAGGAGCTGTTCCGAGCTGCTCCCGTGCTCGAGCTTTGCCTTCTTACAGGGCAGGAAGTCCGGATCCGCGTCTGCTTTGCTCCGCCGTTTCCGCGTGTGCTGCGCGCAGTTGGACAGGTTCTCCTTGTTTTCCTCGCAATTACGCGCGTCGTCGGGCAGGTGAGACGGAGGCTGGACgtcctcctccttcatctccACCTCCGCGGGAACGACGCTCTCCTCCGCCGGCTGCGCCGCGTGGTAGATGTCCCGGGCGGATTTCATGACCAGGGTCAGGAGGAGGCTCCTGTGGAGACGGAGTCCTCCGCGCTGCGTCCGGGAGCTGTAGAGTTTCCCCAGAGCCACGACCATGATCCTCTTGGCCTCGGCGCTGACCTCCATGACACCGCTTGTTTGGTAAACAATCGCAGGTAACCGCTATAGATCCGCGTCTGTCCCCGATGacttcacacacagacaaaacGGAGACCGCCAGCAGGACGGGTACTTATCACCTCGTGTGCGTCACGCAACTGGCGTCACTGGCGAAGCCCCACCCACCCCAGACACTGGTATTTGAACCAGCTATAACTATAGAGTTATGTTCCTATCaaagtatttttgcatttgttacACACATTTTGCATCAATAAAAGTTGCtgcattttcagaataaagttctatttttgcaattccagtttttttttaattatatatatatatatatatatgtgtatatgtatatgtatatgtataaagaatatgtaaaaacatcaaatccttaaaaaaaacacactgtgcaaacagacacacaaatctaCAGACACACACTCCAGTCACAACCGTGATTTTTAACCCAAATATTCTATCTGACCGTACTCCATAGagaggggtgtcaaactcaattgcacagggggccaaaatccaaaaaacaccttaggttgctggctgaacaggaaaaacatttattcaacacaccaaaacaaaatttttaaaacattaaaaacctaACTCTTGAATATTAGTATGTATAAAAACAGGCagcaatattattccagaataaatcaatttaaaccttgaataaatttcaatattttactctttataaacatattttttgtcaaaattataccagTTAccaataagtgcaagataacattgggccattaggaacaataaaataaagtcatctgaagggccggatataatcactcagagggctggatccggcccccgggtcttGATTTTGACATTTGCTTTAGGAAGTCGTATTAGAGTTGTTATGTTCTGTATTCCTATACTAGAGAATGTGGTGCAAAATGCTGAAGAGTGAATCTGGCTCcaggattttttctttaatagctctattccgataaattAAAGAGTTGATGCCATTTTGTCCAACCGGGCACGGATTGTAATTGTTaattttctccttcatgatcaactTTCAAACTGGAGGTACTGAAAAGGTTGCTACCCATATCTcaccaagtccctgattggtcaaagttcaactagttttacttttttcaatgCCCGCAAACAGACTAAAACATTTGAACGCGAAAAGCCACAAACGCGCATTTATGTGTTTACGTAGACATTTTAATGGAAGTGGTggagcctggtgtgaacgtagcattcaCTGATTCATGCAAACACACTTCACCTTTTTGTCTCCACAACAGTTCAAAATCATTCTgcacttgcattttttttcaccccGACATTTTACAACTACAAAATacatgttaagaaaaagaaTATACCGGTAATTCCATACATGAATGTGTGTTTAACCCATGCTGTGTTTACACTGGACAAGAAGGGATgggcttcttttttctttctaatgttTACCAGCACAtttctgccacctacagttggaagaggtgcGGTGAAAAACGAAGTGGTCCAAATCGTGTTTTTGGCAAGACAGTCTCACTCCCAactgtcacatattgacgtttggtcaTCCAAAACTTCAATCAGACCATTGGACATCCAGAACGTCAATTGGACATCCAAAACGTtaatttttgacgttttggatgtcccttgctcttcattttttgacgtgctgggtGTTACTATTAAATCACAGGTTCCAACCTCCGGGCCATGAACTGGAACCAATCCAGTACCCGGACACGGACCACACCGGCACCCTAACCTATttccggtaccctaaccctaacccagtattgGTTCGCATCCGATACTACGTCCAGGCCCAGTATGCGTTTGGTAACTGGCACCACAGCTTCGTCCATCTGCGTCCACTGCTGGGTTAGGGTTATGGTACTAGTACTGGTCGCCTCCTGAGGACCAGTTCGTGTGCGATACCACATCCGGTACTGCACCCTGAGGGTTGCGGACAATTAATTTTACGAACAGCTAACATgacaaaaatgacgagttggggacacccaaaacgtcaaaaagtgacacagaggggtccttaaccaaacgctAATATCTGACAACTCAAAAACGGTCGTAAAAACGTACATAGCTACACATGAATGCAGGATTTTTAGATATTGGAAGCCCAAAACAGGCATTTATAGACGTCTTATAAACCTTAACCTGGCTAAGGTTAACCGTGCTTGCAGATATTCATAGTTAAattcctacaaaataaaacaaaaccgaTAAGATTCAATGGCCCCTTCCTCTCAAATAGTAAGGACTTTTGACACATCTTAATAGTTTTATGGGtatgcaaaataataataataataataataatatggtCACAGttgaaaatcagcaaaaaatttgactttaattcaagaaaactatcaaaaatatttctattggTTTCGTTTTGATGTCAGAAACAACAACTTCAATCCAGAAAGATCTGCGAATGCCTGAGGAGCGGAAAGTATGTGTCTATTTTTAGCCTGTCTCTGGTATCAGCCATGATCTCCATTTGTGTCCTCCGGCTGCGTGGAggagtcagggagactgctggcTTCATAACGTTTgagctctcctcctcctcctcctccggtcTCACCCATCCCCCCACCGAACTGCTTCCTATTGCAGGAAACGAGAGGGGGAGGGGTGGAAGTCAAGAGACAGACGCCCATATTTAGCACTTCCGGCTCATGTGGGCCCTTGCTGAGGAAAACCCATGACGTGCATGAGAGCTGCGCTGCTTTCtagtgcagcaaaaaaaaaaaaagtagtaaggAGTGCGTCAGGGCTTTCAACTTCCGTTTAACCATATTTGGGCATTTTTGCCTGTGTGGGAGCAAACATGAGAAACTTGTCATATTATTGACGTTTAAACGTTTTtgcatgtatttaaataaagttatgcaaaattgtattttgttttgtagtAAAGAAATTTGTTggagcttgaaaaaaaatccccagagTGCCGTGTAGCGCCACAAAAATGAATGGAATGCAAGTCATTGTTTCCCGTGACTTCAGTTCAGCACCATCACAGAGTAAATAGACAAACGGATTATTGATTATACTCCGTAAATTTGCTGTGCATGTTTGgaaaatatctatttatttgAATCTTAATAGGAATTTGCAGATACTTCCTTGTTGTAGTTGCCTAATCTCTTATTTAAACTGcacattttaacttatttttttacaactcaatatttaatttcaatttaaactGTTTGATTTTAAGGTCACTCATATGTCAAATGTTGCCTTATagtaataataatgtaaaatgcCTAAACATTATCAACATATCAACAAACAAAGGCTCCCCCTTGTGGTCACTTTGGGAAACtacattaaaacattgtttgaaGCTAAATGTcattaatatataataattaaataaataaataatctcagTCAAAAGCAAGATGACCTTTAGTTTGACGTCAAACTCACCGAGTATTGAAACGCAAGAGCTGCCGTGTGCATGCTCATCTCTGCCACCTTTTATCATCACTTGGTTTCATTTCTTGGGAATATACATgactattaacttcagtgtcttttttttccctcaatgtGTGTAAAATACACtgaacaaatacttatttgataaaagaataacaagaatgtatttttgacataaaCAGTGTTCAAGATTGTCAATCATTTTCTGTCTGATAAACTGTACCAGGTGGAAGGTCTATTAAGATTCCAACGAATAGATGAAttaagaaaattttaaatttgaggagattttcatttttaaaagacaatgttttgagtattttttgttgTCGTCTTTTTTATGGGGGTAACGGACACAAAGTTGGACTTTTTAATCAGactacattattttaaaagtactgtttctttttcttttgatgtgACAGTGTTGAATAATAATCTAAAATGGCATTAAAATTGGGCAGATGTATTTGCTGTcttacttttcaaaaataagtaaataaaaaatgtgagagGCCATGCACAATAATAAGTTTGGTCATGCTGATGCATTAAACCTTTGGGATGTTGCTCTGATGACGTGAGGTTTTTTGAAACTTAAACTTAAGTAAACCATACATGAAAACATTCATTCTCCTGGACACCGAAAGAtcataaagtcttaaaaaaatccttataatGACCGACAGGTTTTAAAGCCAATCATTTTGTTTGagctgcacatttttatttagagatgTTCAAATCGAAGTGAAACCATGCAGTGTTTTGTTGCTGTGTGGTCTGTTAGGAAGGAGAAAGAAACAGTTCTCACAGTCTTTGCTCACATTCTCCAAAGAACACGAACAAAGGCATTTTCACTGTGTGCCATGCAGTCTGCTTATCATCTAAATATGGTGTTGTGGTCAGTCTGACCTGAGAGTTACAAAACCGAAAGAACTGGTGGTTAAAGCAAGTAGCAGAAGGGAAAGACAAAGCTTTGCCCTCTCAGTGTGtcagtttttttgcaaacaaaccCTAAACCAAGCTATAGTATTTATGTTTTGTAACAGAAAGTTCGATCTAagcttttgattaaaataaaaaaaatcctaattatgtAAATCCTCAAGATGCCCATCAATTTAACTTtagaaagtttgtgtttttttatctcGTTTTAAtggcacaaatatttttttatacagaaTATAGAATATCTTAACTGTAAGGGAAACAAAAGCTGTAAGCAAAGATATCTCTGCAGCACCATCTACagtcagaaaaatgctaaatcaGAGATTTTACAGATAAAGCGCAGAATATGATATACATAATTGCactatatggaaaaaaatatataatataaagaatTCTATATCGCCCGGCCCTACGTGAGAACAACATATTGTTTATAGTTCAAAACTCCCAATAAGAGtaacttttaatgtgtttttgaggGGAGCTAATCTTGTTTGAGGCTTACAACCACAAAGTATTGATCCaaaaataaacaccaaaaaaaagaaaactaatatgaaaaacaaacccaTTGTTACTGTTCAAAAAACTTGCACAATGGATCAATAACTTCATTAATTATATGTAACTATAATGAATCTGTAACC harbors:
- the ier2a gene encoding immediate early response gene 2 protein produces the protein MEVSAEAKRIMVVALGKLYSSRTQRGGLRLHRSLLLTLVMKSARDIYHAAQPAEESVVPAEVEMKEEDVQPPSHLPDDARNCEENKENLSNCAQHTRKRRSKADADPDFLPCKKAKLEHGSSSEQLLLSSVLVDYVNCGSELGPPPTPIPLQTAIAAC